From the Cucumis sativus cultivar 9930 chromosome 5, Cucumber_9930_V3, whole genome shotgun sequence genome, the window TCGGTTGAAGGCCTTAACACAACATGCTGTCCATCAAAATTACCTCATCATTGGGGAGCTAATTAATAGAATTAGAGTATCTCTAGATGGCTTCTATTACATCTAAAATCGAGGGGCTTGAGTATTTTGTAATAGTAAGTCAGCACTACATATTGCTTAAAGTTCATTTTTCCATTAACGAACAAAATAGATTGAAATGCTCTAAGACTACTATTTAGACTTTGCTTCTCCACAAAGCTGGACATTTGTGATCACATGCTCCAACTTAAGGGATGATATTAGGAAATgtattttgaatgatttgtataaatttattcatttaatttattttggaatgCATTCTAGTTTTaacccaaaattaaattgtgttcATATTATTCTGAAAGAAAACCTAAAGAAACTTTTCTGACATCTTGCTTTAAtgaagtttttattatttcatggATAGTAGCTAGCTTggaataaataacaaatttaacaattttgctTTTAACCTCTatttcttggttttttttttttttcccttttattaCTTGTTGCTCTCCTTCCAAGTTATCTTTAAACCAACACATTGCAACTAAAAGTCCCTATAAACttcgaaaagaaaaagggtcaAAACTCACGTCAAAGTGTTCAATTACTAAGTTCATgctttttcaaatctttctatCTTTATTGAGGGTTCATGATCTTTTTCTACAAAACTCTTCTATACATTTGTAGTGTTACCCAACAtctaattctattattttattattgaaaatattgttcaatttaattataagcTAAAAAATAACATGGCTTCTTCTATATGATTCCATTgtgagagagtgagagagtgaaagaggaaaagaatatattcttttcctctttcacTCTCTCACAATGGAATCATATAGAAGAAGCCATGTTATTTTTAgcttataattaaattgaaccatgttttcattaataaaataataccCTGCAAATGTCTCCTATACTAGTagaaattatattgttttgcATACATGAATTAATCTCGCATTCACGTGGTAAGGTCCGGGTAGCAACTTTGATCTATTTAATAATCCTTTGAATTTtggtttctaaaatttaagtatatatacatTAGAGGTTGAGTTTGAGATGAAACCTTGAAAACGCAAATTCTCACCTTTTTCGAGCTATCGTAAACTCTcttgaaaatgtttttaaaatccaaaCCAAGTTATAAAAACTAGTTAGCATATATTTgactaaaaaattcatttgttAGACTAAGATCGATGAAAATCGTCGTACAAaatctagaagaaaaaaacataatttccgaaaaccaaatgaaattatataaaaacatatttgacTAAAACTTTCAATGGTTAGATTAATATCGATAAATTAGGTTAAAGTTTTAATGATATGTTTTCTATTCTCTTCTTCAGAAGCTGATGGTAATTTTTTAGgacatattttttcaattttgaatgaGTTGGTATGAACCAAAGATCAATCTCATATTGATACATAAgaataatgcatatttttttgagggggaaaaacaaaattgtcatcattattatttgattttcgtGATTAATGtttgaagaatttgaattGTGCTATACACACGCACATACAAGAAGGAAGGTATTTGACAATAATGTTCGAATACTTCAATTGCTCTCCAATTTGATTTTGCAAAAAACAttgattctatttttattagtttggaTATTTATTTGCACTAGGCAAGCAAAAGCCAAATGGAGAGACAAGTTTTGATGAATAATGAAGGCGCCACTCTCTTTAGAACTTGTCTCAATGGGCTTAATGCGCTATCGGGTCTGTCCTTTCATTCCTCTATTCTCTATATGCATTACTTacttgaattatatatattcaaaatgaCGTACTTGTGCatacatttaatattataatgtttgatcttaagttttatattaaaataccTTTAATTTGTGCATACATTTAATGTTAGAATATTTCATCTTAAGTTTTATGTTAGAATATATTGAGTTATTTGTGACGCTTTGAACAACTGAATATGAGATCTTTCTAATCATAAAGAAGGGTTCAGAAAAATGTGTTATATCAAATTCCATAGTGCATGCATTTGATATGTAATTTGAATTAGTCTCTCCTGTAATATATTATTCTCTATATCGTAGgttctctatttctttatgttttttggtCCACCTTTTATGTGTCAAAATTTCTAATGAGTTACATTTATTGGAAATTTAGGTGTGGGGTTGTTATCAATCCCTTTTGCCCTTTCAGAAGGAGGGTGGATAAGTTTAATTGCTCTCTTCATTTTGGCAACCATATGTTACTACATGGGCATACTTCTCCATCGGTGCATGGAACTAAAACCGCATATAAAAACTTACCCGGACGTGGGGGCATTGGCGTTCGGAAGCCCCGGAAGAGTAATAGTCGCAATATTTGTTTATCTAGAATCATATTTGGTTGCAGTTGAGTTTTTGATAATGGGAGGAGATGGATTAGAAAGGCTATTTCCAAATGAAGGTTTTAGAGTAGGGGGTGTAAGAATTGATGGAAGGAAGATGTATATGATGGTGACTGCACTAGTAATATTACCAACTACATGGCCAAGGAGTTTTGGAGCTTTGGCTTATATTTCATTTGGTGGCATTTTGGGTTCAATTTGTTTGACTTTTTGTGTCTTGTGGGCAGCTGTAGTAGACGGTGTTGGATTCAAACAAAAGGGTGctgttttaaaatttcaaggaTTACCAACTACTCTAAGCTTATTTACCTTTTGTTATTGTGCACATGTTGTTTTCCCTTCTCTTCGCTCTTCTATGAGGAATAAAACCCATTTCTCAAAGGTAAAtcttcatctcttcttctacCTTCCCCCCTcccaaatatatattctcattGGTCTTTAAATCCTTTTAAGTAGGTCTTCCTTTTCTAAGTtgatatttaagatttttaatttcattgtaaatatattaaaatttgttaattaggTCATTGTCCACacaaaaactattaaattattgttttcttaacATATTTCCACACATGGGCTTGCTAcctaagaaaaatgaatttttgatAGTTGGTGGGtgaatttagggtttttatcTATGTGTCGAGTTAGGATGACTGTGATATGTTCCGGTGTTTAAATAGGTTATGAACGAAATAAGTTTAAGTTGCGTTATATCATATGGTTATTGAAATTTGGATTTGTTTTCTCgcaattatatttcttttccatggtttgattttaatttttcttaggTAGGTACTTGGAATTTTAAACTGAATTCTAGAAACTAAAcaacatttaagaaaatatttaaaaactacttaaagtagtttttaaaatatttataaatatggcAAAATATCGTAGTTCATCTACTATAAACTATTATCTGTATCTATTTATGTTATGATAGACAAGACTAGTCTAGATCTATTACAcatttgttacatttataaatatttctttcatttagctatatatttataaacaaccCTAACTATTATTTTGTGTTATGAGAATATTTCAGACGTAAAGGTGAACCAAAATGTCTTGACTAAACAAAAATAGGTTATGCTGTATATTGTGTTagtattcttttcatttttaagacTCACAACTTgacaatatatatcaaattttggattgCAGGTTCTATTGGTTTCGTTCATGTTAAGCACAATAAATTATAGTTCGATGGCCATTTTGGGATATCTAATGTATGGAGAGAACATTGAGTCCCAAATAACCTTAAGTCTTCCTCAACATAAAATCAATACCAAAATAGCAATTTTTACAAGCCTCGTCAATCCTCTTTCAAAATATGGTTCTATAATGTATCCAATTGCCCATGCCATTGAAGATTCATCTCCACTTTTAGCAACTCCTGTGATGTCAATTACAATTAGAACGCTACTACTTGTCACCACTCTCATTGTGGCTATGTCAATTCCGTTTTTTGCATATGTGATGGCATTTATAGGTGCATTTGCTGGTGTTGCAACCTCCATTATGATTCCATGCATTTGCTACCTCAAGATTAATCAAGATGTACGTAAATTTGGATGGAAATTAATGTTCATTAGTTTGATTATGTTGATGGGATCATGTATTGGAGTTGTGGGTACTTATACTTCAATAAAAGAAGTTATAAAACGATTACAAAATTGATCATCTTGAACCAACCAACTTGGAAAGGGACAAATGTCTTGTCTTACCTACGAAGCTATGTTTGGTTTGTAGAGTGCATTTTATTGAACTACTTTtacacttttcttcttctatgaacattttgttggagaaAACAATGTATCAATAAAACAATTACTGTTCAAACAtacaaatacaacatcaatttcaaaaatcaaaagttagCCCGAAAAAATACTAAAGGCCTAAGcttaaagaaaactaaagaCTTATAAAATCTCATGCTTATAAAAACTTAAGATCCAAGGGAAACTGGGAAGATCAATATATAGTTGAGCTAGGCTGCTTTAGACGACTATTATTCCATAGCTTTACACTTGCTGAAGCATACTAATCAACGTTTTGATAGGACATAATGACTAAATAATCCAGCAGAACAACAATCTTAAACTACTCAAATCTAAcataacttttgaatttttgctCTCAACATAACTCAagatcaaaagagaaaaaaagaaagaataactATCTTCATATTGGGATGAGGTACACTAAATCAATCACAGATGGACaaacaaattgttatttatagaCTAACAACttaataacttttcaaaacaataaaataaataaagttaaaattgcATATAACTTAATTGAGTTACTTGACCAAAAGCATACTTAACTCATAAAATGATTGACTACACATTTAACTTCTACATATGTTAAATTTGGTTGATAAAACATTTAACTTGATGGCTTCAATccaatttgaagtttataacTATAGctaaatcaatttttgtatgtttCACTTTCATtagaattattaaaatttcctATACATTGttcaaatttaagtttgaaagTTGCTGTAAATGAATgattcaaaagattttttgttgtgttcaTTTTTGGAATTCTTAGAATCATTGGTTCGATAATTAGGAACTCTGATCTCTAGgtttttcaagaataataaaaaatacaaattatttacccACTATGACAGAAAACcactaaatgaaaaaaactcaTTAGACTTGATTTTGTCGtaaagtgtaaatagtttgtccattttatcatttttgacCATTCTCCAACTCTTATATTACTTGacactaaaaattaatttacttaattaAGGTTTAACATAAAGACTAATTTTCagataacaaacaaaatattggaAAATTGTCATAAAAAACCCTCACGTACCTGATTGAAAAACTCGTCAGAccattattgttttcttgccCTTCTTGGCTGAGGTCAAcctaatattatataaaaaagagtGTATTTGGAAGTAACTCTGAGataatcaaaattgtttttcctCCAACAAAAAGCACTTTTCCTTAAAATAATGGTGCTGGACGTGaactaattttacaaaaatgtacaataacttaaaattgattttagtgAGATTAGTTGACATATGATTTTTGATAAGTGATTGATCGAGAATCAGTCTAAAAAtggttatttaatttagagtttttttttttttttttgtaaaatatcgttggttaactattttttaaatcattttatttattctaaatattggAACAAAATATGACAGACATGTCATTAAATTCTTAATGAAACAAATGGTAAACCCTAGATTTTCTTTGTCCTTCAATTTTCtaagtttagggttttgggtttagggtttagggtttagggtttaggggaTGACAAGCCAAGTGCTCAAGACTAGGTGGTAAGGGGATGACATGTCACACAACATTGTTTTTGTAAAGGCTTTGTACGATGAAGGTTGGATGCCATGCGATCAAGGAGGATCCTAGGTGTGTTGTCATGACTCTGATGCAGTCCAGTGACGTGTTCACAATGAAGCCCAATCTAGCTACCTCTGACACTGTGGTCAGTATATTGTGTACCAGATGCACCCCAACAAACGATAGCGGGTGATTGTGGGATTTattgttgtaaatttttttaatacaatgcAACCCACTCCTCCTTCCCAAccttaaattcaaaaaatcatCCTCCTATTTCGTCAACAACTAACAACACAATTATGGGCCAATAGggtctttttgtaatttaaaatacagTTAACTGATTTTTGTATTGATGCTTATCTTTGTGTGGTCTGTAtagagaaattgtaataagACTCAGGTttgtattttgatatattgaagTCATGTAAGTTTGATGGCTTAGTAACGGAAGTCGTTTAGGCTAAATGATTTACATATTGTGGTATgcttaaaaaaaacttctaatgAGATTGACgaaaatcatttatattttgaaatcatgTAACTTAAATGATTTAGAAATTGAGGATAATTTTTCTCAGGCCAAATTTGCAACAAGAGTCATTTAGGCTAATTGTTTCCAAGCCATCGTGGCCACGAGATGCACCGAgctgaaaaaacaaaagcactTATGTGAATGACCATGGGGCAAAATTGCCTCGAGATGGCCCAAGCTAAATAACATAAGCATTATGTGTAAAAGGATCTTACACTATATTTGGCTTGAGAACCCCtaagtttaaaaacaaaaacttttggattaaaattctTTATCCACAGATGGCTCGAGATATCCATTTGTTCAAAAATAGAAGCATTTGGGTTAAAATCTCGATCAACGAATGGCTCGAGATATCTGTGAGTTCAAAAACAGAAGGATGGTGTGAAAGAACTTAAGCCCACGTAGCCCCGAGATGTCCACGAGTTGAAACCATAAGCATTAAGTAACAAATTTCGGGTCAAGCTTACCTTGGGATGTCACCAAGTTAATAAACAGAAGCATGAGGTACTAAAACTTGAACCCAATACTCTTCGAGATGAACTGAGACAcccaatataattttctttatcaatCATGTATAGGTCCCAATTTAATTTCCTTATTGTTTATGTATAGACCCCAATTTAACTTTCTgaatttaatttccttttatgtATAGACCCCAATTTAACTTTCTgaatttaatttccttttatgtATAGACCCCAACTTATGTTTcgtaattttcttaatttgatttccttattttttatGTACAAATGTAAAGGTTTGTTGCATTCTCGTGTATGAagatgaattaaaaaagaaaatgagagttTCAATGCATTCTTGtgtatgaaaaagaaacacataAGTCTTATATTAACttcattcataaatttaaaaaaaaaaaaaaatacaacaacaaaaatgtattattgcTCAACAAGTTTGGCTCTACATGCCTTCGTATTATGACCTACAGCTTTGTACCGAAAACACCGATGAatcttcttctctattttaCCATTTGACGGGATGGACACCAATTGCCGACAACAAACTTGACCAACTATTTGTTGTGGTAAGATGATTCTATTGGCAAACCCTTATGTAGTTTTCCATTTTGAGACATGACATACCGGGAAGATAGGTTCAACATAACTAGCCAACCAGGACTCGATGTAGCAGACACGGGAGCATAGTGTGTACAGATTGATGTCCCTCCCCCTACAAGCAGCGAGTGCATGCAAACACTGAATTTCCTAGTAACTAAACTCGCCTCACATGCAAGTTTTATTGTGTAAATTGGTGCGAGGATTTATATGATCGTCCACAATCTCCAACTTATGGTGGTCTATTACCCGTACTACGTACCTTCTGGTCCTTAAATCAGCCAATTTCAATTAGGACTCGTTGTGGTAAGATAATGCAATTTCTCAACTCGATGTTATCTCCCTACGTTCGACAACATGCTTGGTGCACAAATCTTATGTGGTCCAAAAAAGCAATTATCAACAGTGCTTGTGCATCTTCAAAATTGCATTTAAACATTCTGCAATATTGGtcgttattgagaaattattagtgaaattaaaaactataatctaaaatccaataaactaaagtCTCGACGACATTTTGAGTAAACTCGAACTTTATGTAATGACATGAATGTGGATCAAGTCTGAGTATATaacctaaatagtctataatATACGAATAAGGTTGGGCACCTTATTTTGGGGACACCATGGATGCAACCTGCTTTTTAGTGGGTGCAAACAATGTGATCTTGAATtattcatgtagagacatgaaagtgggggcatcaTATGTAAAGcgtttacataagactgaaccataAAATAGTAACTTTTACTTTATAACATCGTTTACTacttaaaactaattatttcaatCATTGATTACCtatgtaacttaatcttaatcctaaacTAACTATGACCTCCTATTCAcatgagattatccttagatctatATAGATGAGGGCAACTCATTAGCATTGGCTCAATAAGACTttgactaaaataatatatttaatatgataGTAATTGCAAGGATGAATTTATTAGAAGAATGAATTGATTACCATAGACCCATTTATTATAAGAATCAATTTATTACAAGAGTGAGTTTATtaccaaaatgaaagaattacaAGGTTGAATCTATTACAATACTTGATTACAACAGATTCAGAAGCACATAAGATTatagcaataaaaaaattgtcaccaTGTGTCCAAAACGACATGGAGAGGCCTACATTATCAAAAGAGTTAGATTTAAAGGACAATAGGAGTTGCaaccaatcttttttacggtgtgattggacaccgaaataaattaaataatttttaaaaaatggtttatgaaaaattgagTTGATTTCAGGAGTTATTTGTGTATGGTGAAGGTATTAGCACCCACAAcaccaatt encodes:
- the LOC116403780 gene encoding amino acid transporter AVT1I-like; the encoded protein is MERQVLMNNEGATLFRTCLNGLNALSGVGLLSIPFALSEGGWISLIALFILATICYYMGILLHRCMELKPHIKTYPDVGALAFGSPGRVIVAIFVYLESYLVAVEFLIMGGDGLERLFPNEGFRVGGVRIDGRKMYMMVTALVILPTTWPRSFGALAYISFGGILGSICLTFCVLWAAVVDGVGFKQKGAVLKFQGLPTTLSLFTFCYCAHVVFPSLRSSMRNKTHFSKVLLVSFMLSTINYSSMAILGYLMYGENIESQITLSLPQHKINTKIAIFTSLVNPLSKYGSIMYPIAHAIEDSSPLLATPVMSITIRTLLLVTTLIVAMSIPFFAYVMAFIGAFAGVATSIMIPCICYLKINQDVRKFGWKLMFISLIMLMGSCIGVVGTYTSIKEVIKRLQN